Proteins from a single region of Tamandua tetradactyla isolate mTamTet1 chromosome 12, mTamTet1.pri, whole genome shotgun sequence:
- the MKRN3 gene encoding E3 ubiquitin-protein ligase makorin-3, which translates to MEEPAAPSEASEAAGAPTGAEGAEGGAPGPGLPVPEARRQPAGSGPAPFRASVRGPARASGGGARPRCLQGRSPGSWTRQVVCRYYLHGLCKEGENCRYSHDLSGRQPASESRSSQPQASADEGPSTAAHIKPLTQEVAKAPLAASSRSSPPIGSAAERGFFEAETDNAGSEAAGAGAESWGDAIEFIPGQPYRGRRALSAPQHPVRSSVTRKEHMAVSMREQLCPYAAAGRCFRGENCAYLHGEACDMCGLHILHPLDADQRAEHIKACIEAHEKDMELSFAVQRSMDKVCGICMEVVYEKANPSDCRFGILSNCNHTYCLKCIRVWRRAKHFEYRIIKSCPQCRVTSNFVIPSEFWVEEEEEKQKLIQQYKEAMSNKACRYFDEGRGCCPFGENCFYKHAYPEGAGVEPQRQGAEEPQGQAAEEPQGQAAEEPQGQAAEEAQGQAAEEAQGQAAEEPQGQAPEEPAGQGGGAYSTYWNQLVEPVREGSICFRKIRKELITLKLANLLFKHFLSLGGDTCFFSMELWDLLQYELEEYFNLNL; encoded by the coding sequence ATGGAAGAGCCTGCAGCTCCCTCTGAAGCCTCCGAGGCAGCAGGGGCCCCTACGGGTGCCGAGGGAGCAGAGGGGGGTGCCCCCGGGCCCGGCCTCCCGGTCCCCGAGGCCCGCCGGCAGCCGGCAGGTTCAGGCCCAGCCCCCTTCCGTGCGTCAGTGCGGGGGCCTGCTCGGGCTTCAGGGGGAGGGGCCAGGCCCCGCTGCCTGCAGGGACGAAGCCCCGGCAGCTGGACGAGGCAAGTCGTGTGCAGGTATTATCTGCATGGGCTGTGCAAGGAGGGGGAGAACTGTCGTTACTCTCATGACCTTTCAGGCAGGCAGCCAGCCAGTGAAAGCCGTAGTTCGCAGCCCCAGGCCTCTGCAGACGAAGGCCCCAGTACGGCTGCGCACATTAAGCCCCTGACTCAGGAAGTGGCGAAAGCCCCCCTTGCTGCGTCTTCACGCTCCTCGCCTCCGATTGGCTCGGCTGCTGAAAGGGGTTTCTTTGAAGCTGAGACTGACAATGCAGGCTCTGAAGCTGCCGGAGCAGGTGCAGAATCCTGGGGAGATGCTATTGAGTTCATTCCCGGGCAGCCCTACAGGGGCCGTAGggctctttctgctcctcagcatCCTGTTCGGAGCTCGGTGACTAGGAAGGAGCATATGGCAGTCAGCATGAGGGAGCAGCTTTGTCCCTATGCTGCCGCAGGACGATGCTTTCGTGGGGAGAATTGTGCTTACCTCCATGGAGAGGCATGCGATATGTGTGGGCTGCACATCCTGCACCCTTTGGATGCTGACCAGAGAGCCGAGCACATAAAAGCCTGCATTGAAGCTCATGAGAAGGACATGGAACTCTCGTTTGCTGTGCAACGCAGTATGGACAAGGTGTGTGGAATCTGCATGGAGGTTGTCTATGAGAAAGCCAACCCAAGCGATTGCCGCTTTGGCATCCTCTCTAATTGCAACCATACCTACTGTCTTAAGTGTATCCGCGTGTGGAGGAGGGCCAAACACTTTGAGTACAGGATTATCAAGTCATGCCCACAATGCAGGGTCACCTCCAACTTTGTCATTCCCAGTGAGTTCTgggtggaggaggaagaagagaagcagaaattaaTTCAGCAGTACAAGGAAGCAATGAGCAACAAAGCCTGCAGGTATTTTGATGAAGGCAGGGGTTGCTGCCCCTTTGGAGAAAATTGTTTTTACAAGCATGCATACCCCGAGGGTGCGGGTGTGGAGCCTCAGAGGCAGGGTGCAGAAGAACCACAGGGGCAGGCTGCAGAGGAGCCCCAGGGGCAGGCTGCAGAGGAGCCCCAGGGGCAGGCTGCAGAGGAGGCCCAGGGGCAGGCTGCAGAGGAGGCCCAGGGGCAGGCTGCAGAGGAGCCCCAGGGCCAGGCTCCAGAGGAGCCTGCAGGGCAGGGTGGTGGGGCATATAGTACTTACTGGAATCAACTTGTGGAGCCTGTGAGAGAGGGCAGCATATGCTTTAGGAAGATTAGAAAGGAGCTTATCACACTTAAGCTGGCCAATTTGCTGTTTAAGCATTTTCTTTCACTGGGGGGTGACACATGCTTCTTCTCCATGGAACTGTGGGACTTACTTCAGTATGAGTtggaagaatattttaatttgaatctGTAG